The Mycobacterium seoulense genome has a window encoding:
- the ilvA gene encoding threonine ammonia-lyase gives MSAELSQSPSVSPLSGADIDGAAERIAAVVTPTPLQWCDRLSAITGANVYLKREDLQVVRSYKLRGAYNLLVQLSDEELAAGVVCSSAGNHAQGFAYACRTLGVHGRVYVPAKTPQQKRDRIRYHGGEFIELIVGGTTYDLAAEAALADVERTGATLVPPYDDLRTIAGQGTIAVEVLDQLDNEPDLVVVPVGGGGCIAGITTYLAERTTNTSVLGVEPAGAAAMMAALAAGKPVTLDHVDQFVDGAAVRRAGTLTYAALAAAGDMVSITATDEGAVCTAMLDLYQNEGIIAEPAGALSVAGLLEADVEPGSTVVCLISGGNNDVSRYGEVLERSLVHLGLKHYFLVDFPQEPGALRRFLDEVLGPDDDITLFEYIKRNNRETGEALVGIQLASSADLDGLLARMRATELHVERLEPGSPAYRYLLF, from the coding sequence GTGTCCGCCGAACTGAGCCAGAGCCCGAGCGTCTCGCCCCTTTCCGGGGCTGACATCGACGGCGCGGCCGAGCGGATCGCCGCGGTGGTCACGCCGACCCCGCTGCAATGGTGTGACCGGCTGTCGGCGATCACCGGCGCGAACGTCTACCTCAAGCGCGAAGACCTGCAGGTGGTGCGCTCCTACAAGCTGCGCGGGGCCTACAACCTGCTGGTGCAGTTGTCCGATGAGGAGCTGGCCGCGGGCGTGGTGTGCTCGTCGGCGGGCAACCACGCGCAGGGTTTCGCCTACGCGTGCCGGACGCTCGGGGTGCACGGCCGCGTGTATGTGCCCGCCAAGACGCCGCAGCAAAAGCGGGACCGCATCCGCTACCACGGCGGGGAGTTCATCGAACTGATCGTGGGCGGAACGACCTATGACCTGGCCGCCGAGGCCGCGCTGGCCGATGTCGAGCGCACCGGCGCCACGCTCGTGCCGCCGTATGACGATCTGCGCACCATCGCCGGTCAGGGCACCATCGCCGTCGAGGTGCTCGACCAACTGGATAACGAGCCGGACCTGGTGGTGGTCCCCGTGGGCGGGGGTGGGTGCATCGCCGGCATCACCACCTACCTGGCCGAGCGGACGACGAACACGTCGGTGCTGGGCGTCGAACCGGCCGGGGCCGCGGCGATGATGGCCGCGCTGGCCGCCGGCAAGCCGGTGACGCTGGACCACGTCGACCAGTTCGTCGACGGCGCCGCCGTGCGGCGCGCGGGCACGCTGACCTACGCCGCGCTGGCGGCCGCCGGTGACATGGTCTCGATCACCGCGACCGACGAGGGTGCGGTGTGCACCGCGATGCTGGACCTCTATCAGAACGAGGGCATCATCGCCGAGCCCGCGGGCGCGCTATCGGTCGCGGGGCTCCTGGAGGCCGACGTCGAGCCCGGCTCCACCGTGGTGTGCCTCATCTCCGGCGGCAACAACGACGTGTCGCGCTACGGCGAGGTGCTGGAGCGCTCGCTGGTCCACCTCGGTCTCAAGCACTACTTCTTGGTGGACTTCCCGCAGGAACCCGGTGCGCTGCGCCGGTTCCTCGACGAGGTGCTGGGTCCCGACGACGACATCACCTTGTTCGAGTACATCAAGCGCAACAACCGCGAGACCGGCGAGGCGCTGGTGGGCATCCAGTTGGCGTCGTCGGCCGATCTGGACGGCCTGCTGGCGCGGATGCGGGCGACCGAGCTGCACGTCGAACGCCTCGAGCCTGGCTCGCCGGCGTACCGCTACCTGCTGTTCTAG
- a CDS encoding phosphatase PAP2 family protein: MDQQYGPGSGGFGLVGAGIVGSLALLVCAAIWVARRRAAFGMLRERLFTSALIGKTLTWLRDRISDRGGPLARRWPDSEVAGVALLLGLVVVAALAVGFTEVLDDVLEGDGIAGIDHPVTQWLAAHRELWLTAALRAVTLAGGPVFLAALAFPVSVAAGYRCRSWRPVVLALVGGGAVPLVLFIAKALVGRKRPPLPFALVDADGYSFPSGHATGTAAIMVISAWMLTRWLIPWWAGRVMVWTIAIGSAFLIGFSRVYLGVHYVSDVLSGWMLGMAWAGTVMLVGTWWDNTGRARGRSLARRPEA, translated from the coding sequence ATGGACCAGCAGTATGGGCCCGGTTCTGGCGGGTTCGGCCTGGTCGGCGCCGGCATCGTGGGTTCGCTCGCGCTGCTTGTATGCGCGGCGATTTGGGTTGCTCGGCGCCGAGCCGCGTTCGGGATGCTCCGAGAGAGGCTGTTCACCTCGGCTCTGATCGGCAAAACGCTGACCTGGCTGCGTGACCGGATCAGCGACAGGGGAGGGCCGCTGGCCCGCCGGTGGCCCGACAGCGAGGTCGCGGGTGTCGCATTGCTGCTCGGGCTGGTCGTGGTGGCGGCGCTGGCGGTCGGCTTCACCGAAGTGCTCGACGACGTGCTCGAGGGCGACGGCATCGCAGGCATCGACCACCCGGTGACTCAGTGGCTTGCGGCCCACCGTGAGCTGTGGCTGACCGCGGCTCTGCGGGCGGTCACTCTCGCGGGCGGACCCGTTTTTCTGGCTGCACTGGCCTTCCCGGTTTCCGTTGCTGCCGGTTACCGGTGCAGGTCATGGCGGCCCGTGGTGCTTGCTCTGGTTGGTGGCGGTGCGGTTCCGCTCGTGCTCTTCATCGCCAAAGCCTTGGTAGGTCGAAAACGACCGCCCCTGCCGTTCGCGCTCGTCGACGCCGACGGGTACTCGTTCCCCTCCGGACACGCAACCGGCACCGCCGCGATCATGGTCATCTCTGCGTGGATGCTGACCCGCTGGCTGATCCCCTGGTGGGCCGGGCGGGTGATGGTCTGGACCATCGCGATCGGCTCGGCGTTCCTGATCGGCTTCTCCCGCGTGTACTTGGGAGTCCATTACGTCAGCGATGTGCTCTCCGGCTGGATGCTGGGCATGGCCTGGGCGGGCACCGTCATGCTCGTCGGAACCTGGTGGGACAACACCGGGCGCGCACGCGGCCGGTCGCTTGCTCGACGGCCGGAGGCATGA
- a CDS encoding pyridoxamine 5'-phosphate oxidase family protein, whose protein sequence is METGYPPTARTTPTRYRERARYDRETVHQILDASLICHLGYVSAGRPVVLPTTHARLGETLYLHGSTGSGPLLAAGAAPSGLPVCVTVTLVDGLVLARAAMHHSVNFRSVVVLGDARVVDDVAEKLRALAGLLDHLAPGRAADCRPPNPRELAATGVLALDLVEVSAKVRTGGPADDPEDCALPHWAGVVPVSVAAGAPVPAADLASGTPLPTYLREPRR, encoded by the coding sequence ATGGAAACCGGATACCCGCCGACTGCGCGCACGACGCCGACGCGCTACCGGGAGCGCGCACGCTACGACCGCGAGACCGTCCATCAGATCCTGGACGCGTCGCTGATCTGCCACCTGGGCTACGTCAGCGCCGGCCGTCCGGTGGTGCTGCCCACCACGCACGCCCGCCTCGGCGAAACGCTCTATCTGCACGGTTCCACCGGCAGCGGTCCCCTGCTCGCGGCCGGGGCGGCGCCGTCGGGCCTGCCGGTATGTGTCACCGTCACCCTGGTCGACGGGCTGGTGCTGGCGCGCGCCGCGATGCACCATTCGGTGAACTTTCGCTCGGTGGTCGTGCTGGGGGACGCGCGCGTGGTCGACGACGTGGCGGAGAAACTGCGGGCGCTCGCCGGCCTGCTCGATCACCTGGCGCCCGGCCGGGCCGCCGACTGCCGGCCCCCCAACCCGCGCGAGCTGGCCGCCACCGGCGTCCTCGCGCTCGACCTGGTGGAGGTGTCGGCGAAGGTGCGCACCGGCGGGCCGGCGGACGATCCGGAGGATTGCGCGCTGCCACACTGGGCGGGCGTGGTGCCGGTGAGCGTCGCGGCCGGGGCGCCGGTGCCGGCCGCAGATCTGGCTTCCGGCACTCCTTTGCCGACCTATCTGCGCGAGCCTCGCCGCTGA
- a CDS encoding aminotransferase class I/II-fold pyridoxal phosphate-dependent enzyme has translation MPVQSSITGTGAESIAASIEEAISAGSLAPGDALPPVRELAARLGVNANTAAAAYRLLRHRGAVETAGRRGTRVRHRPATTPRSLLALDIPAGVRDLSTGNPDPALLPLAGATLPGPVTGRPVLYGEPAMSSALAEFARAALSVDGIPADHLAVTSGALDGIERVLNAHLRPGDRVAVEDPGWANLLDLLAALGLSVEPVRVDDDGPVPADLARALGRGVRGLIVTNRAQNPTGAALSAERAEALRRLLAPRADDLLLVEDDHCAGISGASLHTLAGATRHWAFVRSASKAYGPDLRVAVLAGDQRTVERVHGRLRLGPGWVSHLLQDLAVSLWSDQAAARLVGTAERQYGETRRRLSAALADRAVAAHARSGLNVWIPVPDETVAITRLLRAGWAVAPGTRYRIGTPPGIRVTVADVTADEIDPLADAIAAAVHGPGRLSV, from the coding sequence GTGCCAGTACAAAGCAGCATAACCGGGACGGGCGCGGAGTCCATAGCCGCCAGCATCGAAGAGGCCATCTCGGCCGGCTCCCTGGCGCCCGGGGACGCGCTGCCGCCCGTCCGGGAGCTGGCCGCACGGCTCGGCGTGAACGCCAACACCGCCGCCGCGGCCTACCGCCTGCTGCGCCACCGCGGCGCCGTGGAAACCGCGGGCCGCCGAGGCACCCGCGTGCGGCACCGCCCCGCGACCACGCCCCGGTCCCTCCTCGCGCTCGACATCCCCGCCGGGGTGCGCGACCTGTCGACCGGCAATCCGGACCCGGCCCTGCTGCCCCTCGCGGGTGCCACGCTGCCCGGTCCGGTGACGGGCCGCCCGGTGCTGTACGGGGAACCGGCCATGTCGTCGGCCTTGGCCGAGTTCGCCCGGGCGGCGCTGTCCGTTGACGGGATCCCGGCCGATCACCTCGCGGTCACGAGCGGAGCGCTCGATGGCATCGAGCGCGTCCTGAACGCGCATCTTCGTCCCGGTGACCGCGTCGCCGTGGAGGACCCGGGTTGGGCCAACCTGCTCGATTTGCTTGCCGCCCTTGGCCTTTCGGTTGAGCCGGTCCGGGTCGACGACGACGGGCCGGTGCCTGCCGACCTGGCGCGGGCGCTGGGCCGCGGGGTGCGCGGGCTCATCGTCACCAATCGTGCTCAAAACCCGACGGGCGCCGCACTATCGGCTGAACGCGCCGAGGCGCTGCGGCGGCTGCTGGCGCCCCGCGCCGACGACCTGCTCCTCGTCGAAGACGATCACTGCGCGGGCATTTCCGGCGCATCCCTGCATACCCTGGCCGGTGCGACCCGGCATTGGGCGTTCGTGCGGTCGGCGTCGAAGGCCTACGGCCCCGACCTGCGCGTGGCCGTGCTCGCCGGCGACCAACGCACCGTCGAGCGCGTGCACGGCCGCCTGCGACTCGGCCCGGGCTGGGTGAGCCACCTGCTGCAGGACCTGGCCGTCAGCCTGTGGTCGGACCAGGCGGCCGCGCGGCTGGTCGGGACGGCCGAGCGGCAGTACGGCGAAACCCGCCGCCGGCTGTCCGCCGCCCTGGCCGATCGCGCCGTCGCCGCGCACGCGCGCTCCGGGCTCAACGTGTGGATTCCGGTGCCGGACGAGACGGTCGCGATCACCCGGTTACTGCGCGCGGGCTGGGCCGTGGCGCCCGGCACGCGGTACCGGATCGGCACCCCGCCGGGCATCCGCGTCACCGTCGCCGACGTGACGGCCGACGAAATCGACCCCCTGGCCGACGCGATCGCCGCGGCGGTGCACGGCCCGGGCCGCCTCAGCGTCTAA
- the treZ gene encoding malto-oligosyltrehalose trehalohydrolase, which translates to MTEFRVWAPEPESVRLDVEGRVHAMTRSDDGWWHATADAAPDARYGFLLDDDPTVLPDPRSPRQPDGVHARSQLWDPARATWTDGDWRGRPVEGAVIYEMHLGTFTDAGTFDSAIDKLDYLVDLGVDFVELMPVNSFAGTHGWGYDGVLWYSVHEPYGGPDGLVRFVDACHARGLGVLIDAVFNHLGPSGNYLPKFGPYLSSASNPWGEGINIADADSDEVRRYIIGCALRWMRDFHADGLRLDAVHALVDTTAIHILEELATETDWLSERLGRPLSLIAESDLNDPRLITPRERGGYGLTAQWADDIHHAIHTAVSGERQGYYADFGSLAALAQTLRHGYFHAATYSSFRRRRHGRPLDTRAGLGIPGTRLVAYTCTHDQVGNRALGDRPSQNLTGGQLAIKAALALGTPFTAMLFMGEEYAASTPFQFFSSHPEPELAKATAEGRKAEFAEHGWDADEIPDPQDPQTFQRSKLKWDEVDSGEHGRVHRLYRDLIALRHGDPDLADPWLEHLAVDYDEEQRWISVSRGRLRIVCNLGAEPVKVPVAGDVVLAWGEPAVDAGHTVLEGQSFAILSVRGQP; encoded by the coding sequence ATGACTGAATTCCGGGTCTGGGCACCCGAACCGGAGTCGGTCCGGCTCGACGTCGAGGGCCGCGTGCACGCGATGACGCGGTCCGATGACGGCTGGTGGCACGCGACCGCCGACGCGGCGCCGGACGCCCGGTACGGGTTCTTGCTCGACGACGATCCCACCGTGCTGCCCGACCCGCGCTCACCCCGGCAGCCCGACGGCGTGCACGCCCGCTCGCAGCTGTGGGACCCGGCCCGCGCGACGTGGACCGACGGCGACTGGCGGGGCCGGCCGGTGGAGGGCGCGGTGATCTACGAGATGCACCTGGGCACCTTCACCGACGCCGGCACCTTCGACTCCGCGATCGACAAGCTGGACTACCTGGTGGACCTCGGGGTCGACTTCGTCGAACTGATGCCCGTGAATTCCTTTGCGGGAACACATGGTTGGGGATACGACGGCGTGCTCTGGTACAGCGTCCACGAACCCTACGGCGGCCCCGACGGCTTGGTCCGGTTCGTCGACGCCTGCCACGCGCGGGGGCTGGGTGTGCTGATCGACGCGGTGTTCAACCACCTCGGCCCGTCGGGCAATTACCTGCCCAAGTTCGGTCCCTACCTGTCGTCGGCGAGCAATCCTTGGGGGGAAGGCATCAACATCGCCGACGCCGACTCCGACGAGGTGCGCCGCTACATCATCGGGTGCGCGCTGCGCTGGATGCGCGACTTCCACGCCGACGGGCTGCGCCTGGACGCCGTCCACGCCCTGGTGGACACGACCGCCATCCACATCCTCGAGGAGCTCGCGACCGAAACGGATTGGCTGTCGGAGCGGCTGGGCCGCCCGCTGTCGCTGATCGCCGAGAGCGATCTGAACGACCCGCGGCTCATCACCCCGCGCGAGCGCGGCGGCTACGGGCTCACGGCGCAATGGGCCGACGACATCCACCACGCCATCCACACGGCGGTGTCCGGCGAGCGCCAGGGTTACTACGCGGACTTCGGTTCGCTGGCAGCGCTGGCGCAGACGCTGCGCCACGGTTACTTTCACGCGGCCACGTATTCGTCGTTCCGGCGCCGCCGCCACGGGCGGCCGCTGGACACCAGAGCGGGCTTGGGGATCCCCGGCACCCGCCTGGTCGCGTACACCTGCACTCACGACCAGGTCGGCAACCGCGCCCTCGGGGACCGCCCCTCGCAGAACCTGACCGGCGGCCAACTGGCGATCAAGGCCGCGCTCGCGCTCGGGACACCCTTCACCGCAATGCTTTTCATGGGTGAGGAGTATGCGGCGTCGACTCCGTTCCAGTTCTTCAGCTCGCATCCCGAGCCGGAGCTGGCCAAGGCCACCGCGGAGGGGCGCAAGGCCGAGTTCGCCGAACACGGGTGGGATGCCGACGAGATCCCCGACCCGCAGGACCCGCAGACCTTCCAGCGCTCGAAACTCAAGTGGGACGAGGTCGACTCCGGCGAACACGGCCGAGTGCACCGGCTCTACCGCGACCTGATCGCGTTGCGGCACGGCGACCCCGACCTGGCGGACCCGTGGCTGGAGCACCTCGCCGTCGACTACGACGAGGAGCAACGCTGGATCAGCGTGTCGCGCGGCCGGTTGCGCATCGTGTGCAACCTCGGCGCCGAGCCGGTGAAGGTGCCGGTCGCCGGTGACGTGGTCCTGGCCTGGGGTGAGCCCGCGGTCGACGCCGGCCACACGGTGCTGGAGGGCCAGTCGTTCGCCATCCTGTCGGTGCGCGGGCAGCCGTAA
- the treY gene encoding malto-oligosyltrehalose synthase has product MAFPILSTYRLQLRGEASGFAFTFADAENLLDYLDELGVSHLYLSPIMTAATGSNHGYDVTDPTTVSPELGGREGLARLSAAARERGIGLIVDIVPNHVGIDQPQQNAWWWDVLAHGRSSDYATYFDIDWELDDDGRIVLPILGSDDDAADLKVDGQLLRLGDLALPIAPGTAGGSGPEVHDRQHYRLVGWRNGVCGYRRFFSITSLAGLRQEDRAVFDATHAEVARWAAEGLVDGVRIDHPDGLSDPCGYLAWLRESVGPQTWIVIEKILAVDEALEPTLPIGGTTGYDVLREIGGVFVDPSGAPALTELVRSAGLDHGATPEMLAELKVRAATDTLASELRRLRRSIVAAAGADHPQLPDAVAALLTHIGVYRCDYPGLSSIMPTALAETQSQSPELGPALQVIAAALARGGEPATRLQQLCGAVTAKSVEDCYFYRDARLVSLNEVGGEPHRFGVGAAEFHHSAAARARLWPQTMTTLTTHDTKRGEDVRARIGVLSQVPSLWAEFVGRWEADAPSPDPATGQFLWQNIFGVWPVSGEVGAELRERLHNYAEKAIREAAWRTSWNDPDAEFEDAVHRWLDKVFDGPVAGQLTELVAQLNPHASSDALGQKLLALTVPGIPDVYQGTELWDDSLVDPDNRRPVDYAARREALKALQHPKIRVVTTALRVRRSRPDSFLRGDYFPVLASGDASDHVLAFRRGDDVVVAVTRWTVRLAQTGWGNTVLALPEGTWKDALTGAIADGPTSTAQLFSDLPVVLLERHHD; this is encoded by the coding sequence ATGGCTTTTCCCATACTGTCGACCTACCGGCTGCAGCTGCGTGGTGAGGCCAGCGGGTTCGCGTTCACCTTCGCCGACGCGGAAAACCTGCTGGACTACCTGGACGAACTCGGGGTGTCGCACCTGTACCTGTCCCCGATCATGACCGCGGCCACCGGGTCCAACCACGGCTACGACGTCACCGACCCGACGACGGTCTCCCCCGAGCTCGGCGGCCGCGAGGGGCTGGCGCGGCTGTCGGCGGCGGCGCGGGAACGCGGCATCGGCCTGATCGTCGACATCGTGCCCAATCACGTGGGGATCGACCAGCCCCAGCAGAATGCGTGGTGGTGGGACGTGCTGGCGCACGGCCGATCCTCGGACTACGCAACGTATTTCGATATCGACTGGGAGCTCGACGACGACGGCCGCATCGTGCTGCCCATCCTGGGCTCCGACGACGACGCCGCCGACCTCAAGGTGGACGGGCAGCTGCTGCGGTTGGGCGACCTGGCCCTGCCCATCGCGCCCGGTACCGCCGGGGGCTCCGGACCCGAGGTGCACGACCGCCAGCACTACCGGCTGGTGGGCTGGCGCAACGGCGTGTGCGGCTACCGCCGGTTCTTCTCCATCACCTCCCTGGCCGGGCTGCGCCAGGAGGACCGCGCGGTGTTCGACGCCACCCACGCCGAGGTCGCCCGCTGGGCCGCCGAGGGACTCGTCGACGGCGTACGCATCGACCACCCCGACGGGTTGTCCGACCCGTGCGGCTACCTGGCGTGGCTGCGCGAATCGGTTGGGCCGCAAACCTGGATCGTGATCGAGAAGATCCTCGCGGTCGACGAGGCGCTCGAACCCACCCTGCCCATCGGCGGCACGACCGGCTACGACGTACTGCGCGAGATCGGCGGGGTCTTCGTCGACCCGAGCGGCGCACCCGCGCTCACCGAGCTCGTGCGGTCGGCGGGGCTGGACCACGGCGCGACACCGGAGATGTTGGCGGAACTCAAGGTCCGCGCGGCCACCGACACGTTGGCAAGCGAACTGCGCCGGCTGCGCCGCAGCATCGTGGCGGCGGCCGGTGCCGATCACCCACAGTTGCCCGACGCGGTGGCCGCGCTGCTCACCCATATCGGCGTCTACCGCTGCGACTATCCGGGCCTGTCGTCGATCATGCCGACGGCGCTGGCCGAAACCCAGTCACAGTCACCGGAATTGGGGCCCGCCCTGCAGGTGATCGCCGCGGCGCTGGCCCGGGGCGGCGAGCCGGCAACCCGGCTGCAGCAGCTCTGCGGCGCCGTCACCGCCAAATCCGTCGAGGACTGCTACTTCTACCGTGATGCCCGGCTGGTGTCGCTCAACGAGGTGGGCGGCGAACCGCACCGTTTCGGTGTCGGCGCGGCGGAGTTCCATCACAGTGCCGCCGCGCGCGCCCGGCTGTGGCCGCAGACCATGACGACGCTGACCACGCACGACACCAAGCGCGGCGAGGACGTGCGGGCCCGGATCGGGGTGCTCTCGCAGGTCCCGTCGCTGTGGGCCGAGTTCGTCGGCCGCTGGGAGGCCGACGCACCCTCGCCCGACCCGGCGACCGGACAGTTCCTCTGGCAGAACATCTTCGGCGTGTGGCCGGTCAGCGGTGAGGTCGGCGCCGAGCTGCGCGAACGGCTGCACAATTACGCCGAGAAAGCCATCCGGGAAGCGGCCTGGCGCACCTCGTGGAACGATCCGGACGCCGAATTCGAGGATGCGGTACACCGGTGGCTGGACAAGGTGTTCGACGGCCCGGTGGCGGGCCAGCTGACGGAACTGGTCGCCCAGCTCAACCCGCACGCGTCCAGCGACGCACTGGGCCAGAAGCTGCTGGCCCTGACGGTGCCCGGGATACCGGACGTCTACCAGGGCACGGAACTGTGGGACGACAGTCTCGTCGATCCGGACAACCGCAGGCCCGTCGATTACGCGGCCCGGCGTGAGGCGCTGAAGGCCTTGCAGCACCCCAAGATTCGGGTCGTCACGACGGCGCTTCGGGTGCGTCGCTCGCGCCCGGACAGCTTCCTGCGCGGGGACTATTTTCCCGTACTGGCCAGCGGCGACGCCAGCGACCACGTGCTGGCCTTCCGCCGGGGCGACGACGTCGTGGTCGCGGTGACCCGCTGGACCGTGCGGCTGGCCCAAACCGGCTGGGGCAACACGGTGCTGGCGCTGCCGGAGGGCACCTGGAAGGACGCCCTCACCGGGGCCATCGCCGACGGGCCGACCTCGACCGCCCAGTTGTTCTCCGACCTGCCCGTCGTGCTGCTGGAGCGCCACCATGACTGA
- the glgX gene encoding glycogen debranching protein GlgX, giving the protein MPTDNHASAAGVTSNQQPKLATVWPGNPYPLGASYDGAGTNFSVFSEIAESVELCLIDDAGAETRIPLDEVDGFVWHAYLPNITPGQRYGFRVYGSFDPAAGHRCDPSKLLLDPYGKAFHGDFTFGQALFSYDMKAVHPEGDDADPGTPPMVDSLGHTMTSVVSNPFFDWGSDRSPLTPYHETVIYEAHVKGMTQTHPGIPAELRGTYAGLAHPVVIDYLKSLNVTALELMPVHQFMHDSRLLDLGLRNYWGYNTFGFFAPHNQYAANRNASVAEFKSMVRALHEAGIEVILDVVYNHTAEGNHLGPTINFRGIDNAAYYRLADEDLRLYKDYTGTGNSLNARHPHVLQLIMDSLRYWVTEMHVDGFRFDLAATLARELHDVDRLSAFFDLVQQDPIVSQVKLIAEPWDVGEGGYQVGNFPGLWTEWNGKYRDTVRDYWRGEPATLGEFASRLTGSSDLYEATGRRPSASINFVTAHDGFTLNDLVSYNDKHNLANGEDNRDGESHNRSWNCGVEGPTDDPEIMALRRRQMRNFWATLMLSQGTPMIAHGDELGRTQNGNNNVYCQDSELSWMDWSLVDKNSDLLAFARKVTALRKNHPVFRRRRFFEGEPIRSGDEARDIAWLNPSSREMTHEDWGESIHKCVAVFLNGEAITAPNARGERVVDDSFLLCFNAGEEPVEFVLPNSEYAQEWTVELDTNDPVGAKDDADQVMNAEEQIVVPSRSLLVLRKTM; this is encoded by the coding sequence GTGCCGACCGACAATCACGCTTCAGCCGCAGGCGTTACAAGTAATCAACAGCCGAAGCTGGCCACCGTGTGGCCCGGGAACCCGTATCCACTCGGTGCGTCCTATGACGGCGCGGGAACCAACTTCTCGGTGTTCTCCGAGATCGCCGAGAGCGTCGAGTTGTGCCTGATCGACGACGCCGGAGCGGAGACGCGTATCCCGCTCGACGAGGTCGACGGCTTTGTCTGGCATGCCTATCTGCCGAACATCACCCCGGGCCAGCGCTACGGCTTCCGGGTGTACGGGTCGTTCGATCCGGCGGCCGGTCACCGGTGCGACCCGAGCAAGCTCCTGCTCGACCCGTACGGGAAGGCCTTCCACGGCGACTTCACCTTCGGCCAGGCGCTGTTCTCCTACGACATGAAGGCCGTCCACCCCGAGGGCGACGACGCCGACCCCGGGACCCCCCCGATGGTCGACTCGCTGGGCCACACCATGACCAGTGTGGTGAGCAATCCCTTCTTCGACTGGGGATCGGACCGTTCCCCGCTCACCCCGTACCACGAAACGGTGATCTACGAGGCCCACGTGAAGGGCATGACCCAGACCCACCCGGGCATCCCCGCCGAGCTTCGCGGCACCTACGCCGGCCTGGCCCACCCGGTGGTCATCGACTACCTCAAGTCGCTGAATGTCACCGCGCTGGAGCTGATGCCGGTGCACCAGTTCATGCACGACTCGCGGCTGCTGGATCTGGGCTTGCGAAACTACTGGGGCTACAACACGTTCGGGTTCTTCGCGCCGCACAACCAATACGCGGCCAACCGCAACGCCAGCGTCGCCGAGTTCAAGTCCATGGTGCGCGCCCTCCACGAAGCGGGCATCGAGGTCATCCTCGACGTGGTGTACAACCACACCGCCGAGGGCAACCACCTCGGCCCGACGATCAACTTCCGCGGCATCGACAACGCCGCCTACTACCGCCTCGCCGACGAGGATCTGCGCCTGTACAAGGACTACACCGGCACGGGCAACAGCCTCAACGCCCGTCACCCGCACGTGCTGCAGCTGATCATGGACTCGCTGCGCTACTGGGTGACCGAGATGCACGTCGACGGGTTCCGCTTCGACCTGGCCGCCACGCTCGCCCGCGAGCTGCACGACGTCGATCGATTGAGCGCATTCTTCGATCTGGTGCAGCAAGATCCGATCGTCAGCCAGGTCAAATTGATCGCCGAACCATGGGATGTCGGCGAGGGCGGCTACCAGGTCGGAAATTTCCCGGGTTTGTGGACGGAGTGGAACGGGAAGTATCGCGATACTGTGCGTGACTACTGGCGGGGCGAGCCCGCAACCCTCGGCGAGTTCGCGTCCCGGCTGACCGGGTCGTCGGACCTCTATGAGGCGACCGGGCGACGCCCCAGCGCCAGCATCAACTTCGTCACCGCGCACGACGGGTTCACGCTCAACGACTTGGTCTCCTACAACGACAAGCACAACCTGGCCAACGGCGAAGACAACCGGGACGGCGAAAGCCACAACCGCTCGTGGAACTGCGGCGTCGAGGGCCCGACCGACGACCCGGAGATCATGGCGCTGCGCCGTCGCCAGATGCGCAACTTCTGGGCGACCCTGATGCTCAGTCAGGGCACACCGATGATCGCGCACGGCGACGAGCTGGGCCGCACCCAGAACGGCAACAACAACGTGTACTGCCAGGACTCCGAATTGTCCTGGATGGATTGGTCATTGGTCGACAAGAATTCGGACCTGCTGGCGTTCGCGCGCAAGGTGACCGCGCTGCGCAAGAACCATCCGGTGTTCCGCCGGCGCCGGTTCTTCGAGGGTGAGCCGATCCGCAGCGGCGACGAAGCGCGCGACATCGCCTGGCTGAATCCAAGCAGCCGCGAGATGACGCACGAGGACTGGGGCGAAAGCATTCACAAGTGTGTGGCGGTGTTCCTCAACGGCGAAGCCATCACCGCACCCAATGCACGCGGTGAACGGGTGGTCGATGACTCATTCCTGTTGTGCTTCAACGCCGGCGAAGAACCGGTGGAGTTCGTGCTGCCGAACAGCGAATATGCGCAGGAGTGGACCGTGGAACTCGACACCAACGATCCGGTGGGCGCCAAGGACGATGCCGACCAGGTGATGAACGCCGAAGAGCAGATCGTGGTGCCGTCACGCTCGCTCCTGGTCTTACGTAAGACCATGTGA